The sequence CCCTCCGCGACCCGCACGAGCACCTCCACCTCGCGCGGGGTGAGCAGCCGCAGCAGCCGGCTGCCCTCGTCGTCGGGCTGCGCGGCGGGGTTCAGGAGCTCGGCGAAGGCTCCCTGCAGCAGCTGGGGGGCGATCGCCACCTCCCCCGCCCTGGCCTTGGCCAGGGCCCGCTCCACGCCCTCGATGCGCTCGTCCTGGCGTACGTAGCCCGAGGCGCCGGCGGCGAAGGCGGCCGCGATCCCGCGCGGGCTGGGCACCGGGCCGAGGACGACCACGGCGATCTGCGGGCGCTCCCGCTTGATGCGCACGACGGGCTCGAAGACCCCGGGCTCGGCGGGGGTGGCGGTGCCGAACAGGCAGACCTCCGGAGCACGGCTGATGACCAGCTCGGCGGCGCCCGCCGCCGGAGCGGCGGCGGCCAGTACCCGGTGGCCGCGCAGCTTCAGGGCAGAGGCGAGTGCCTCGGCCAGCAGCCGGTGCTCGTCCACGACCACGACCCGTACGCCCATCGAGGAACCACCCCCCACCCTTCTGACCCGGCAAGCTACACGCTTGTTCGACGATGCGAGGGGGATACCGCGCAGAAGCCCCCGATCGGTGCGGACCGTTCGGGGGCTTCCGTGGCGTG comes from Streptomyces virginiae and encodes:
- a CDS encoding response regulator transcription factor; its protein translation is MGVRVVVVDEHRLLAEALASALKLRGHRVLAAAAPAAGAAELVISRAPEVCLFGTATPAEPGVFEPVVRIKRERPQIAVVVLGPVPSPRGIAAAFAAGASGYVRQDERIEGVERALAKARAGEVAIAPQLLQGAFAELLNPAAQPDDEGSRLLRLLTPREVEVLVRVAEGEDTRLIAAGMEIAPSTARTHVQRVLMKLGVGSRLEAAALAARTGLLDRALPMLPAAGARD